From the genome of Mucilaginibacter paludis DSM 18603:
AGCCATCGAATAATGCCATCGTCTATATTCTTTCTTCTTACGAAGCTTTATGTTTGTTCAGCTATGGCTGATTTTAGCGACATGTTTATACGCTCTCTATAAATAGCATGCTCCTCAGGGATAAAAACAAATTTATTTGTGTAGGAATATCCTGTTTATAGAAACAGGATATTTTTTTTAGCTCCGTATGTGTTTCCCCTATATGTTTGATATGGAGCATTCCTTCCGTTGTATTATCACAATGGGACGAGGGAATAGATAATGAAGCCGCCGGATAATGAAGCTGCTATTTCTTTTTTGCTTACGATGCCTTCCTTTTATTCAGCTCATCCCTAATCTTAGCGGCCTTTTCATAAGCTTCGTCTGATAAGGCTTCCTGAAGTTTGGTTTTGAGCTCGTCAGTACTTAATGAAGTAAACCCGCCTCCGGCAGTTGTAACCTGGTTGTCTTCTTTGGGATCGTTGATATTTTCGAGATAAACAAAATCATTACCTTCTATAACAATGCCCGCTGTGGATAAGATAAATTCGTAGGTATGGATAGGGCATTCAAACCTTACGGCCATAGCTATCGCATCGGATGTACGGGCATCTATTTCAATCACTTTTTTACCATCAGAGCAAATCAGTTTGGAATAAAATATCCCATCAACCAGGTTGTAAATAATAATTTCCTGGATATTGATATGATAAGCAAGCGCGAAACTTTTGAACAAATCGTGTGTGAGCGGACGGCTGGGCGTCATCTTTTCAATTTCAATGGCTATGGCCTGTGCTTCAAAACTACCAATGATGATAGGTAAGCGGCGCCTGCCGTTAACTTCGCCCAGAACCAGGGCGTACGCGCCTGATTGTGTTTGACTGTAAGAAAGCCCGACTATATCGAGCTTGATTTTTTTCATACTATTACCCATCACGTCAACATCATTCAATTTTAAGCCGAAGCCTTATATTGTTTAACAGCTTCAATTAATTTGGGGACAACTTCAAAAGCGTCGCCTGCAATTCCATAATCTGCTACCTTAAAAAACGGAGCTTCCGGATCTTTGTTGATCACTACAATAACCTTTGACGAACTAATGCCGGCGAGGTGTTGTATAGCACCCGAAATACCAATCGCAATATACAAATTTGGACTGACTGCTATGCCTGTTTGTCCAACATGTTCGCTATGTGGGCGCCATCCAGCATCAGAAACTGGTTTTGAGCAAGCAGTAGCAGCGCCTAACAGGTCGGCCAGTTCTTCAATCATACCCCAGTTTTCAGGTCCCTTTAAGCCACGGCCCGCCGAAACTACAATTTCTGCATCCGGTAGAGATACCTTATCGGTGGCCCTTACAATGTCTTTCACCATTATTTTAAAGTCGGATTCTTTGGCTTCGGCTACAAAACTTTCTACCGGAGCGTTGGCACCACTCTCTACAACTTGATAAGAGTTTGGCGTAAGGGCTATAACCTTATTTTCTGATGTAAGCTCAACGGCGGCAAATGCTTTGCCCGAAAAGGCCGTTTTTTTGACAATGAATTTTCCACTGGTTTGGTCAGGCAAGCTAACGGCGCCGTCGGCTACGCCAGCACCCAGCTTTACGCCAATGCGTGGTGCCAGGCCTCTACCGGAAAAAGAGTTAGATAATATAACAATATTAGCGCCTTCCCTTTTTGCAGCTTCGGCTATTACCGATGCATAGGCCTGGTTTACAAATGTTTTTAATTTATCGGCAGATACATTTAATATCTTATCGGCACCAAATTTTCCCAGTCCGGCTAAATCATCTTCGGCAACATCGCCAATGGAGATGGCAATTAAACTGGTGTTATTTTGAGCAGCAATGGCCTTAGCGTACGAAACCACTTCGAAAATGGATTTCTTAAACTTGCCATCGGCGTTTTCTGCGAATACTAAAACTGACATATCTTATTAGATTTTAGGTGTTAGACATGAGATTTGAGAGAACTAATTTTATTCAGTATTCGTATTGCGTTGTAAGAAAATCTCAAATCTCACAGCTCAATACTCAAATCTGTCTTAAATAACCCTCGCTTCGCTGTGCAATAAATCAACCAGTTTGGCTGTATCATCTGCCGCAACCAATTTAACCTGGCCACGTGGGGCTGGTGTTTCATAACTGATAATTTCAGAAAGTGTTTTAACTTCTACCGGTTCAATTACTTTGAGGGGTTTACTACGGGCAGACATAATACCACGCATGTTAGGTATTTTCCACTCGGCAACCCCTTCGGCTGTTCCAGCTACAAAAGGGAAGGGTAAGGTTAATACCTCTTTACCACCTTCAATTTCGCGTTCAACAGTGGCGCTGCCAGCCTCAACATCAAGCTTTTTTATAATGGATACCGAGGGGATATCTAATAATTCGCCCAGCATGCCCGCAACTTTCGATCCGTTATAGTCGATAGATTCCCGCCCGGTTAAAATCAGGTCGAAAGCGTTTTCTTTAGCATATTGCGCAACCTGGCAGGCTACAAAATAAGCATCGTGCGGTTTGGCGTTTACTCTTACGGCATCGTCGGCACCAATGGCCAAAGCTTTGCGTATAGTAGGCTCGGTATTAACCTCGCCAACATTAATAACGGTAACCGTGCCTTTGCCGCCTTCGGCCAGTTCAACAGCGCGCGCTAAAGCTATCTCATCATAAGGGTTTAATATAAACTGAACTCCTACGGTATTAAATTGCGTGTTATTATCAGTAAAAGTTATTTTTGTGGTGGTATCCGGAACGTTACTTATACAAACTAATATTTTCATAGGTATAATGGTTTATAGTATTGAAACAACAAATGCAATTAAAATGATTTTGTTTGAATAAATACTGCTATTTGACGTTTTCATTGTAAAAATTGGTAATGCAAATTTAGCTAAAAAAGACAGAGATTAAAATGGAGACGACACGATTAAACAAGCTTCTTGATTTTTTAAAAAATGAACCGAATGACGAATTCTTAAAATATGCACTTGCAACCGAGTACCTTCGTTTAAATGAAACAGATAAGTCGCTGCTTTATTATGAAGACCTGGTGAATAATCATCCCCGATATGTGGGCACTTATTATCATTTAGGCAAATTGTACGAGGCGCTTAACCGCAAGGAGGAAGCAATTACCACCTACGAAACGGGCATGGCCATAGCGAAAGAGCTACGTGATAATCACGCGTTTTCGGAGTTGCAGTCCGTGTACCAGGAAGCTAAAGGTTTTGACGACGATGATGACGATTATTAAACTGATTTTAACTGCATACTGATGGTTAAATTTTTAAAAGTTTTCCCTTCCGGGGGATTTTAGAAGGGGCAGATTGATTTTGAATAAAAGGCAGCTTCTTTTTTTGCGTGATGTTTTTTTTTATACAATTACATCGTTTGGTGGCCCGCAGGCCCATATTGCCGTGCTGCTTCGTGAGTTTGTTGAGAAACGCCGATATATAGACGAACAGGAACTGATGGAACTGAACGCTTTATCACAAATATTGCCCGGCCCATCATCAACCCAAACCTTAATTGGCATAGCCTGGAAGATGGGAGGGCTCCGGCTGGCCGTCTGCACCTTCCTGATCTGGATATTGCCATCAGCAGCCGTGATGTGCATGGCTGCTATCAGTTTTAAAATGTTTGTATCGCGCGAGCGATTTGTAGAGATACTGCGGTTTATCCAGCCTGTAGCCGTGGGCATTGTGGCCTATGCTACTTTTACTTTTGCACACAAATTTATTAAAACACGTGTGAGCGCTATGCTGGCGATAGGCTCATTAATTGCTACGCTCATTTTGCAAAACCCATATGCTTTCCCTATCTTAATTATGATAGGGGGGATCCTGTCATCGGCAATGGAAACACAACCGCAAGAAAACGAGTTGCGGGTAAAACTTTTTTCCAACGTTAACCCCAACAAGGTTGCCT
Proteins encoded in this window:
- a CDS encoding bifunctional nuclease family protein, with translation MKKIKLDIVGLSYSQTQSGAYALVLGEVNGRRRLPIIIGSFEAQAIAIEIEKMTPSRPLTHDLFKSFALAYHINIQEIIIYNLVDGIFYSKLICSDGKKVIEIDARTSDAIAMAVRFECPIHTYEFILSTAGIVIEGNDFVYLENINDPKEDNQVTTAGGGFTSLSTDELKTKLQEALSDEAYEKAAKIRDELNKRKAS
- a CDS encoding tetratricopeptide repeat protein, encoding METTRLNKLLDFLKNEPNDEFLKYALATEYLRLNETDKSLLYYEDLVNNHPRYVGTYYHLGKLYEALNRKEEAITTYETGMAIAKELRDNHAFSELQSVYQEAKGFDDDDDDY
- a CDS encoding electron transfer flavoprotein subunit alpha/FixB family protein; amino-acid sequence: MSVLVFAENADGKFKKSIFEVVSYAKAIAAQNNTSLIAISIGDVAEDDLAGLGKFGADKILNVSADKLKTFVNQAYASVIAEAAKREGANIVILSNSFSGRGLAPRIGVKLGAGVADGAVSLPDQTSGKFIVKKTAFSGKAFAAVELTSENKVIALTPNSYQVVESGANAPVESFVAEAKESDFKIMVKDIVRATDKVSLPDAEIVVSAGRGLKGPENWGMIEELADLLGAATACSKPVSDAGWRPHSEHVGQTGIAVSPNLYIAIGISGAIQHLAGISSSKVIVVINKDPEAPFFKVADYGIAGDAFEVVPKLIEAVKQYKASA
- a CDS encoding electron transfer flavoprotein subunit beta/FixA family protein, which encodes MKILVCISNVPDTTTKITFTDNNTQFNTVGVQFILNPYDEIALARAVELAEGGKGTVTVINVGEVNTEPTIRKALAIGADDAVRVNAKPHDAYFVACQVAQYAKENAFDLILTGRESIDYNGSKVAGMLGELLDIPSVSIIKKLDVEAGSATVEREIEGGKEVLTLPFPFVAGTAEGVAEWKIPNMRGIMSARSKPLKVIEPVEVKTLSEIISYETPAPRGQVKLVAADDTAKLVDLLHSEARVI